The genomic window TTTATGGTTTTATATGCACTTTATACAAAACTTGGAATAAAAGAAGAAATTTTTAAATATCTTGATATAGTTTCTATTGGTACTGTAGCAGATATAGTCCCATTAGTTGAAGAAAATAGAATTTTTACTAAAATTGGTATGGAGCAATTAAAACACAGCTCATCTCTTGGTGTAAAAATGCTTATTAAAAAATTATTTGAAGACTATAACACTAGAAAAATAAGTACATACGATATTGGATTTATTATTGCACCAATTTTCAATGCTGCAGGAAGACTTGAAGATGCAAAAAAAGCTGTTGAACTTTTTATTGAAAAAGATCATGTAAAATGTACTGCTATAATCAGTGAACTTCTACATAATAATAGCGAAAGAAAAGCGATACAGGAGGATATATTTGAGCAGGCAGTAGAAACTATTGAAAAAAATAAACTATATGAAAACACAGTTATTATAGTTGCAAAAGAAAAATTCCACCATGGGGTAATTGGAATTGTTGCATCTAAAATACTTGATAGATACTATAAGCCCACAATTATTATGGAGATAAAAAAAGATGAAGGGATAGCAGTTGCATCCTGCAGAAGTATTGAAGGATTTAATATGATAGAAGCAATTGATAAATTAGGAGATCTTCTCCTTAAATATGGTGGACATGCTGGAGCTGCAGGATTTTCTATAAAAATCGAAAATATTGATGAGTTTTCTAAAAAACTAAATGAATATGCTAAAGCAGTTATCTCTGATTATAATCTAATTAAACCTATAAAAATTGATATATCAATACCTGCTTATAAGATATCGTACGACTTTATCAATAAGATATCAGCTCTTGAACCTTTTGGATTTGGTAATCCATCTCCTGTTTTTGCACTTAATTCCTGTGATATAGATGGCATAAGAGCTATTGGGCAGGATAAAAACCACTTGATGTTCAATGCCAGAAAAGACAATATTGAGATAAGAAACTGTGTATGGTTTAACAGTGAGGATGTATTTCAGGATATTGTAAAAATGAAAAAAGCTGATATTGCATTTAAATTAAAACTTGAAAGTTATAAAGATAGATATCAGTATAAGATGTATGTTGAAGATATTCAAGATCCTACATCTAATGAGAATTATTATAAAGAGTGTGCATCTATCTATGACACAGCATTCCCTTTAGAAGTAGTCATTTATACAAGAAGAAAAATAGACTCTTCTAATTTAAAACTTGTATATCATGATGGAGAGGTGGATTTAACAATAAATAGAAGTTACTTGACTACTTTAGATAATCAAACTTCATATATCCTTTGTCAACTAAAAGATAAATACAACTATGATTTCTGTGCAACAGTAAAAGATGTAATTTTAAAAGATGAAAATTATAATATACATATTGTTATAGATAAAAATTATAATTTTAAATCATATGCACTTAAGCCAGGGGAACTTTTTACAGAGATTAAAAATTTCTTAATAGGAAATTTTAACTATAACTCTTTCCAAAAGAAAGTTTTAGCATCTGTTTTTAAGAAAAAAAACAACACTCTTGCTATATGCAAAAGAAATAGAGGAGTTAATACAATAATACAAACTATAGGCCTTTTTTATAAAAGTATTGGGAAAAAAGCTCTTTGTATTACTACTGAACTACTTCCTTCTAAGAGTTTAAATATGATTGAAGTTTCAGGTGATTATAAGGAGGGATATGACTTCTATATATGGATTAATCCAAAGGATAAAGTTATAAATGATAAACCTTCTCTTATTTTCTCTGAAAATGAAATTGAAGAAGATTCATCTTTTACTTTAATTAAAGATAGTTTTAATCTTCCTGAAAATATTGTTTTAATTGATAACGACAGTATTTATGAAAAAGAAAAGATATTCTCAAGAAAACTGCCTATTCAGGATAGAATAAATATTCTAAAAAAACTAAAGAGCTATTCAGTTCTTTACTGTACAAGAGATATCTTTATATATATGTAAAATTAAATGGGCTGTTGCATTCATAAAACTGTAAAAATAAAATCCTCGGCATTAGAAATAGTTTCACAATTTATGCAGCAAAACAGAATACTGAAAATTTGACTGTTTGAACGAAGTGAGTTTCAAATTTTCTTTCTGTAAGCAATATAAATAGAAACTATTGATAGCTTAGAGGATTTTATCTTTTACAAATTTGCAACAGCTCCTTTTTTAATCATAAAATATACTATTTCCAATAAATTCTTTAAGGATTGAATCTCCTGGAACTAAATTTGCGTCAATATCAACAAAACAGTGTAAGAAACTTAATATTCTTTTTGCCTCTTCATAGTATGGACTGTTTGGTCTTATCTTTATAAGTTCTCTTAATGCATAACTTTTCAAAATTCCAAGTTCATAAACAAGGTTACTGTTAAACAATGCATCTGCATCTTCCTGGTAAGGGAATATATGCTTTTCTTCACCACGTCTTACAGATTTCCACATTGCTAAAGTTCCTTCTCCATCCTCATCTCTTGACAAACTGTCTCTAACAAGTCTTCTTATCTCTCTCACATCACTTGTAGATATTCTATTGTGTCTATCAATATTTAATTGAGTCAGACAGCTTGTATAAATCTTAAACTTGTGATCTCTTGGGATATCTTTTGTAAGTCTTTCATTAAGCCCATGAATTCCTTCAATAATAATAAGTCCATGTTCTTCAGGGACCTTCATTTTTACCCCTTTTTCTTCTCTTTCTCCTGTTACAAAGTTATATACAGGAATCTCTACCTCTTCACCAGCAATTAAATCTGTAAGATTTTTATTTAAAAGTTCAAGATCCAGAGCTTCTATAGTTTCAAAATCTTTTTTCCCTTCTTCATCTAATGGTACATTATCTCTACCAATATAATAGTTATCTAGAGATATAACTATTGGTTTAACACCATTAGCTCTCAGGTGAATATATAATCTTTTACTAAAAGTAGTCTTACCAGAAGATGATGGTCCCGCTATTGTAACAAGATTTATATTTGGGTTACTAGATATCTGATGTGCAATTCTTGCTATCTCTTTATGATGTAAAGCCTCATTAACCCTAATTAGTTCAGCTATCTCTTTTTTAACTACCTTTTCATTCAGATCTCCTATATATTCAACACCAAGAATTCTATTCCATTCACTTGCATCACTAAAAACTTTTGCAACTTTTGGAGTATCTATCTCAGGTGGTAATAGCCCATCTGCAGTAACAGGATATTTAAGTAAAAATCCATTGTTATATTTTGTAAGCTCATAGACATTTATGTTTCCTGTACTCTCATATGGTTTTTCATAGACATAGTCTCTATATCCATCTATCTCATATTCCATTATTCCAGTCCACACGCTATAATCAAGAAGTTTTTTAATATCTTTTCTAGCAATATAATCACTACGTTTTCTCAATTCTTCATTATTATCACATATTAAGGTAATAGGATAATTTTTAGCTATAATCTCTCTTATCTTTTTATTAATAAGATCTAAATCTTCTTGAGTCAATTCTCTTCCAAGCTTATGTATCTCACCATAAGTACCATTATTTAATGAATTATCAATAAGTATTTCAGCATTTGGAAAAACTGAATATGCTGCTTTTAAAAGTACAAGTTTCAAGGTTGTAAAATATGTTTTGACATTAAAATTTACCATTATGACCTCCTATTTCTGCTATTTTAAAAAAGAGAATGACCCAAAAGCCATTCTCTTAAATTTTTTATTTCTCTACAAATCCAAGTTCTTCAGCTAAGTGACAAGCATAAAAATGTCCTTGTCCAACTTCAACAAGTTTTGGATCTTCCTGTCTACAAATATCTTTTGCATAAACACATCTTTTAGCAAATCTACATCCTTTTTCAGGATTGATAGGAGAAGTGATCTCACCTTGAAGTTTGATTCTTTCCATTTTCTTTTTAACACTTGGCACAGGTATAGCTGATAAAAGTGCTTTTGTATATGGGTGTATTGGATTCTTGAAAAGCATTTTTGATGGTGCTTTTTCAACTAACTGTCCTAAATACATAACAGCAATATCATCAGAAAAATGTTTAACAACTGACAAGTCATGCGTAATAAACATATAAGTCAATTTAAATTCTTCCTGTAAGTCTTTCATAAGGTTTAATACTTGAGCTTGAATTGATACGTCAAGTGCTGATACTGGCTCGTCACATACTATAAATTTAGGTCTTAAAGCCAAAGCTCTAGCAATTCCAATTCTTTGTCTTCTTCCACCATCTAGCTCATGTGGATATGTATTAATAAGTCTTTCACTTAAACCAACTATATTCATAAGTTCTCTTACTCTTTTACCAAGTTCCTCTTTGTTTTTACATTTCTTATGAATTATAAGTGGTTCAGCTATGATTTCACTAACAGTCATTCTAGGATTTAAAGATGCAAAAGGGTCTTGGAAAATAATTTGCATTTTTTGTCTTAATTCTCTCATTTCCTCTTTTGAACATTCTCTAACATTTTTACCTTCAAATATTATATCTCCATCTGTAGCTTCAAGAAGTCTTAATATAACTCTTCCTGTTGTAGACTTTCCACATCCTGACTCTCCAACTACACCAAGAGTTTTTCCCTCTTTAATTGTAAAGTTAATGTCATCAACTGCGTGTAAAAGTCCTTTAGGAGTTGTGAAATATTTTTTTAAATTTCTAGCTTCTAGTAAAACATTTGAATTTTCATTTGCCATTATTTCTTCTCCTCCTTCTCTTGTACTAATCCTTCGCAGATTAAGCATCTTACTTTATGTCCTGGTGACACCTCAATTACTTTAGGTGCTTGTTGTGAACATAACTCAGTTGCATGTGGACATCTTGGATTAAATTTACATCCAGGAGGTAGGTTTGTTGGATCAGGCATTAACCCTTGAATTGGTTTTAATCTATCACACTCTTCATCTAAGCTAGGGATAGATCCAAATAATCCATGAGTATATGGATGTTTTGGTGATTCAAATATATCTATTAAACTTCCTGATTCTACTATTTCTCCAGCATACATTATTGCAACTTTATCACATGCTTGAGCAACTACCCCAAGGTCATGTGTTATAAGTATCATTGCTGTTTTAAATTTTTCTTTAAGTTCATTCATCAAGTCTAAAACCTGAGCTTGAATCGTAACGTCTAGTGCTGTTGTAGGTTCGTCAGCTATTAGAAGATTAGGGTTACATGCAAGAGCTATAGCTATAACAACTCTTTGTTTCATTCCACCTGAAAATTGGTGCGGATAGTCATTAGCTCTTCCACCAGGTATTCCAACAAGTTCAAGCATCTCTTTAGCTTTTTCAAATGCCTGTTCTTTGTTTACCTGTTCATGTATCTCTATTACTTCTGCAATCTGTTCTCCTACAGTCATTACAGGGTTTAATGAAGTCATAGGGTCTTGGAATATCATAGATATTTTATTCCCTCTTATTTTTCTCATCTCTTCTTCACTTAAACTTAATAAATCAACACCTTCAAATTTAATAGAACCTCTTTTAATTTTTCCAGGAGGATTTGGTACAAGTCCCATGATTCCAAGTGCAGAAGTTGTTTTTCCAGCACCTGTCTCACCAACAAGTCCAATTGTCTCCCCTTCATGTAGTTCCATATCCAATCCGTTAACAGCTGATACAGTTTCATCTTCTGTAACGAATTCTATAGTTAAGTCTTTTATCTCTAATAATTTTTCACTCATCAGTTATCCTCCTAACTCGCTGTTATTGTTTCAATCTTGGGTCTAATGCGTCTCTTAGCCCATCCCCTAAAAGGTTAAGAGATAGAATAGTAATCATAATCGCTACACCTGGGAATGTTGTAACCCACCATGCATATCTAAGATATTGTCTACCTCCTGATAGCATAGAACCCCATTCAGGAGCAGGTGGTTGAATTCCTAGTCCGATAAAACTTAGACCTGCTGTTGATAGTATTGCACTTGCAACTCCTAAAGTTCCTTGAACAATAACTGGAGCTAGTGAATTTGGAATAATATGTCTAAATATTATTCTTGTATTGCTTGCACCAATAGCTCTAGCAGCTTCTATAAATTCCTGGTCTCTTATTGAAAGAACTGATGCTCTTACTATTCTGGCATATCTAGGTACACTTGAAATACTAATTGCAATCATTAAGTTTGCAAGACTTGGTCCTAATGCTGATACAATAGCTATTGCTAGTAAAATACTTGGTACAGCTAAGAAAATATCCATAGCTCTCATTATAACGTTATCAAGCATTCCACCATAATATCCAGCAACGGCTCCTAAAATACCCCCAACTACAATTGAAATACTTACTGCAACTATTCCAACTGTTAAAGATACTCTAGCTCCATGAACTATTCTGGCAAATATATCTCTTCCAAATTCATCTGTACCAAGCCAATGTTTTGAACTTGGTGCTTGTAATCTTTCAACTAGATTTTGTTTTATAACAACAGTATCGTAATCTGCCAATTGATTAGCAAAAATAGCTGCAAGAATAAGAATAATAAGTATTCCTAATCCCAATAAAGCCATTTTATTTTTTTTCAATTGTCTCCATACTTCTACCCATTGACTTCTTTTTTTGTTTGTTTGTTTTGTATTGTCTTTAGCTGGCATCTCTATCCTCCTCACTATTTATATTGAGATTTTATTCTAGGATCTACATAAGCATATAGTATATCTACAAGTAAGTTTACTACACTGAATACTGCAGCTAAAAATACTACTGCTGCAAGAACTGTAGGTGTATCTTTTTGTCTTATAGCATCAACCATAAGTCTTCCTACACCTGGCCATGAATAAACTGACTCAGTCAATACTGCTCCACCTAGTAATCCACCGAATTGTAAACCTACAACTGTAATGATTGGGATAAGAGCATTCTTTAAAGCGTGTCTATTTATAACAACTTTTTCTGCAACACCTTTTGCTCTGGCAGTTCTAATATAATCCTGTCTTATTACCTCGAGCATCGACGAACGAGTCATTCTCGTTATAATTGCTGCCGATCCAACTCCAAGAGT from Fusobacterium sp. DD2 includes these protein-coding regions:
- the recJ gene encoding single-stranded-DNA-specific exonuclease RecJ — protein: MRNTRWIYRKVDSENISNLNVDKDIVNLLHNRGIKSDEDIYSFINTSIDNIHDPFTLKDMDIAVERIIKAKNNNENVWIYGDYDVDGITSTSLFYMALSEIGITPNYYIPLRDEGYGLNKEAMKHIADQGGQVIITVDCGISSHEEIKYANELGLEIIVTDHHEINHGNPPALAVINPKREDNAFKFKYLAGVGTSFMVLYALYTKLGIKEEIFKYLDIVSIGTVADIVPLVEENRIFTKIGMEQLKHSSSLGVKMLIKKLFEDYNTRKISTYDIGFIIAPIFNAAGRLEDAKKAVELFIEKDHVKCTAIISELLHNNSERKAIQEDIFEQAVETIEKNKLYENTVIIVAKEKFHHGVIGIVASKILDRYYKPTIIMEIKKDEGIAVASCRSIEGFNMIEAIDKLGDLLLKYGGHAGAAGFSIKIENIDEFSKKLNEYAKAVISDYNLIKPIKIDISIPAYKISYDFINKISALEPFGFGNPSPVFALNSCDIDGIRAIGQDKNHLMFNARKDNIEIRNCVWFNSEDVFQDIVKMKKADIAFKLKLESYKDRYQYKMYVEDIQDPTSNENYYKECASIYDTAFPLEVVIYTRRKIDSSNLKLVYHDGEVDLTINRSYLTTLDNQTSYILCQLKDKYNYDFCATVKDVILKDENYNIHIVIDKNYNFKSYALKPGELFTEIKNFLIGNFNYNSFQKKVLASVFKKKNNTLAICKRNRGVNTIIQTIGLFYKSIGKKALCITTELLPSKSLNMIEVSGDYKEGYDFYIWINPKDKVINDKPSLIFSENEIEEDSSFTLIKDSFNLPENIVLIDNDSIYEKEKIFSRKLPIQDRINILKKLKSYSVLYCTRDIFIYM
- a CDS encoding nucleoside kinase, whose protein sequence is MVNFNVKTYFTTLKLVLLKAAYSVFPNAEILIDNSLNNGTYGEIHKLGRELTQEDLDLINKKIREIIAKNYPITLICDNNEELRKRSDYIARKDIKKLLDYSVWTGIMEYEIDGYRDYVYEKPYESTGNINVYELTKYNNGFLLKYPVTADGLLPPEIDTPKVAKVFSDASEWNRILGVEYIGDLNEKVVKKEIAELIRVNEALHHKEIARIAHQISSNPNINLVTIAGPSSSGKTTFSKRLYIHLRANGVKPIVISLDNYYIGRDNVPLDEEGKKDFETIEALDLELLNKNLTDLIAGEEVEIPVYNFVTGEREEKGVKMKVPEEHGLIIIEGIHGLNERLTKDIPRDHKFKIYTSCLTQLNIDRHNRISTSDVREIRRLVRDSLSRDEDGEGTLAMWKSVRRGEEKHIFPYQEDADALFNSNLVYELGILKSYALRELIKIRPNSPYYEEAKRILSFLHCFVDIDANLVPGDSILKEFIGNSIFYD
- a CDS encoding oligopeptide/dipeptide ABC transporter ATP-binding protein, which produces MANENSNVLLEARNLKKYFTTPKGLLHAVDDINFTIKEGKTLGVVGESGCGKSTTGRVILRLLEATDGDIIFEGKNVRECSKEEMRELRQKMQIIFQDPFASLNPRMTVSEIIAEPLIIHKKCKNKEELGKRVRELMNIVGLSERLINTYPHELDGGRRQRIGIARALALRPKFIVCDEPVSALDVSIQAQVLNLMKDLQEEFKLTYMFITHDLSVVKHFSDDIAVMYLGQLVEKAPSKMLFKNPIHPYTKALLSAIPVPSVKKKMERIKLQGEITSPINPEKGCRFAKRCVYAKDICRQEDPKLVEVGQGHFYACHLAEELGFVEK
- a CDS encoding ABC transporter ATP-binding protein gives rise to the protein MMSEKLLEIKDLTIEFVTEDETVSAVNGLDMELHEGETIGLVGETGAGKTTSALGIMGLVPNPPGKIKRGSIKFEGVDLLSLSEEEMRKIRGNKISMIFQDPMTSLNPVMTVGEQIAEVIEIHEQVNKEQAFEKAKEMLELVGIPGGRANDYPHQFSGGMKQRVVIAIALACNPNLLIADEPTTALDVTIQAQVLDLMNELKEKFKTAMILITHDLGVVAQACDKVAIMYAGEIVESGSLIDIFESPKHPYTHGLFGSIPSLDEECDRLKPIQGLMPDPTNLPPGCKFNPRCPHATELCSQQAPKVIEVSPGHKVRCLICEGLVQEKEEKK
- the nikC gene encoding nickel transporter permease, which encodes MPAKDNTKQTNKKRSQWVEVWRQLKKNKMALLGLGILIILILAAIFANQLADYDTVVIKQNLVERLQAPSSKHWLGTDEFGRDIFARIVHGARVSLTVGIVAVSISIVVGGILGAVAGYYGGMLDNVIMRAMDIFLAVPSILLAIAIVSALGPSLANLMIAISISSVPRYARIVRASVLSIRDQEFIEAARAIGASNTRIIFRHIIPNSLAPVIVQGTLGVASAILSTAGLSFIGLGIQPPAPEWGSMLSGGRQYLRYAWWVTTFPGVAIMITILSLNLLGDGLRDALDPRLKQ